From a single Arachis hypogaea cultivar Tifrunner chromosome 3, arahy.Tifrunner.gnm2.J5K5, whole genome shotgun sequence genomic region:
- the LOC140183628 gene encoding secreted RxLR effector protein 161-like: protein MHANIKLDKDEHARDVDETRYRGMIGSLMYLTSSRPDIIQSVGVCSRFQSKPKESHLSAVKRIIRYVLGTTNYGLWFPKTDSFQLVGFCDADFAGDRVDRRGTSGMCCFLGKSLIVWSSKKQATMALSTAETEYIAASSCCSQLLWMKIQLADYKLNVSNIPLFCDNMSAINISKNPVLYSRTKHIEVRFYSIQEHMQNENLDIQFVNSES from the coding sequence ATGCATGCTAATATCAAGCTTGATAAGGATGAACATGCTAGAGATGTTGATGAGACACGCTATAGAGGGATGATTGGATCTTTGATGTACCTAACCTCCTCAAGGCCTGATATCATCCAAAGTGTTGGAGtatgctcaaggtttcaatcaaAGCCTAAGGAGTCACATCTCTCAGCTGTCAAGAGAATCATCCGATATGTGCTTGGTACCACTAATTATGGCTTATGGTTTCCTAAGACTGATTCATTTCAATTAGTGGGTttctgtgatgcagattttgctggggaCAGAGTTGATAGAAGAGGCACAAGTGGCATGTGCTGCTTTCTTGGAAAATCACTCATTGTttggtcaagcaagaagcaagctacaATGGCACTTTCAACAGCTGAAACTGAGTATATTGCAGCCTCCTCTTGTTGTTCTCAACTATTATGGATGAAAATTCAACTAGCTGACTATAAGCTGAATGTTTCTAATATTCCATTGTTTTGTGACAACATGAGTGCCATAAATATTTCCAAAAACCCTGTTTTgtactcaagaacaaagcacattgaagttCGATTTTATTCTATACAAGAACATATGCAAAATGAAAATTTGGACATTCAGTTTGTGAATTCTGAAAGTTAG